The genomic segment AAGAGAAGGAAAGTGGGGGCAGATTCTGGGAAGGGAAACTGCAGTAAAGATGCagtatatgaaagaagaataaattaaaaacactcaaaagaaaaaagaaatagcttaCTTACAGATATAAGCACTACTTGTCCCTTATTTTCCTGACTTAAAATGACATGTGACTCTCATTCTTATATGATGGTAGAAGACAGGTATAgaaaaagagacacacagagacaagatGTTGAGATGCACATCTGTCTCAGAGAGACAGAACCTGAAGTGCTACTGTGGTTGATCACAGAATCAAAGATTCCAGTGGGCCCCTGAGATCTAACTGGGAAGAATCTGAATGCAAACAGCTGATGTTCAAGGACCAACAAACATATTTTGATCTTGGATGTTGTTTTCTGGCCCAGAGCCAACAGCTTCCTTGTGTGTCTGCCACTGAGTTGGTGGTATGTTTTGGTGACAGCTAAAGCAAACCCACCACTTGGACTCCATGGCATACAGATAAGCTGcatttatgtgcacacatgttgGGAGAGTAGGGTTGTTTTACAATAGTTCTTGTGAAGAAAACAAATCACCAGTTTTAACTCATGGGGGAAAAGTTTATAGTACTACAGAATGAGCAAGTAGTGTTGAATGATTATAAACATGGCCTCTGTTTCTAAACCTCTGTGTATTCCCTCCTGTTTTAATGGTTCTTGGCATTTTTAAGGATTCAGAATATTTGCTTAACTGTCATTGATGTGTTTCACTATACTATGAAAATCAAATGAATgtgtttatagtgtgtgtgtgtgtgtgtgtgtgtgtgtgtgtgtgtgtttgtgagtgtgtgtgtgtggtgtccctGCTCAAAAGcagtaaaaattatttaatcacCTTCCATTTCTCAGGAGTTTAGCTTCTTCAAGAAACATTTGCTGAGCTCATGCTATATGACAAGCATAATTCTAGGAGCCAATATATCAGCAATTCAGGATTACTTATCCAAAAACTACATGTACTCTTTGGGGCATTCAAATTCAATCATCTTTCAAGTTGCTTCCTCTAACTCTTTAAACAATGAACCATTACATATATCATTTCTATGAATTTTCATTATGAATTTGAGAGAGTCACATAATTATTATGCCTATACTGTTTCAAATCAGTGCTCTCCCTTTGTGTTGAAcgcttatattttctctttttttatcatACAATGttgatttttagaaatttttccaTAGCTCTGCCAAAATTTGCTTCTCGTatgtaactaagaaaatgcctttttaaaaacaaggttgttttttgttgtaagtatgtgtatacatttcaaggaaaatattaaaaaaacctAACAGCAAACAATAATACTTTTAAGTGGTTCTGCTTTAGAGAAAAATTATAAcaccataaaataaatacaaaggaaTATAACCAATAAGAttcaatatataaattattatacatAAGCATGTTAGAAGGTACAGGCTTTGCCATTCAGAGACAATTGCTTTATTAAAAACTGGTCACAAGTGAGATATAATCTGCAAACTGAGCTGACACCTCATGTGAAATGCTTCTGCTGTTCTTGAAAAGTCGATAGTAGACTGACACCAGGATTATAATGTTTTAGAGCACTAGGCTTTTATCCTTTTCAATAAAACTAGTGAATCCATTTCCTCTGTATTATGATGGATGGCCAAAGCTGCTCCAGAAACTTCCAGAGATATAGACAAGATTAGGGCCACAGCATCCTCATCCTGAAGTCACTACAACTCTACAAAGTCTGGGCATTTGTTCAAGTTTCAGTCACTTGTTCAGCAACTCCCATAGTAGCTTATAGTATCAGGAGTTGAGGGGTTTTATTGTGACTAGGAAAGTGTCTTAAATGGGTCTAGCAACAAAGCATATGTCCATGGACCTCAGTTCATGTCGTCAGTCACAGGAAAGATGACCTCAGATCCTAGCTTCTGTATAGGATATCTGTTCAAATTCCAAGGAAATGCAATGTTTTGGGAATAttggctggctttgtgtgtcaacttgacacaagctggagttatagagaaaggagccttccttgaggaaatgcctccatgagatccagctataaggcattttcttaattagtgatcaaggtgggagggcccagaccattgtgggtggtgccatccctgggctgatagtcttgggttctataataaaacaagctgagcaagccagaagaagcaagccagtaagtaacatccatCCATGGCCtcggcatcagctcctgcttcctgacctgcttgagttctggtcttgacttcctttggtgatgaacagcaatgtgaaagtataAGTTAAATAAACCCTCTCCCCCcgcaacttgcttcttggtcatgatgttttgtgcagaaatagaaaccctgacaaagacaaattggtaccagcatactggggtattcctgtgacaacctgaccatgttttggggaagactttggaaggacttttgaactttgggctagaagagccattgggtgttaaaagctctgtgggatgttctgtaggagcttggaagataatgttgagaacagtgcaaacaATAGAGGCCTGGCtcatgaaatttcagagggaagattaaagacacTTATCAGTGTTGTTGCTGTTTGATTGtaaagattctgtggttttgggtAGCTGGGGCTGAGGattcagctgtgattaacaaaaTACCAGAACTAATAAGTCTAAACCTTTacattactgggactattgatactggttagctggaaataagaaattagtggtgatgttGAGGAGACCAGCATTCctaggtgaaatcttctggtacttgttttctgagagcacaaagaagctatgtTCCAGATATATCCAAGGTTGTACCTTGCTGTAACTGGACTTGATAAtttgtaagagtcacccaggtggtaccagttttgaaggcatgaaggggtcatgaagagcagctgaggcactgtgagaggccatggaaggccattggtgaaggtgcagcctcagctgCAAttaatggcccaggactgaaggggtcatgcaaaggagttgtggtttggcaccatgaagagagtctaTTACAGGATATTGGTAAAGCCTAGTTGTAGTGAAAGACAACAAtgttttggagatgccaatacaatgagatgaccaccaagaacagcagcagcagtggagtagaggcagctggagcctagaagacaagtgtctgctggagaagtgacccaaaccCTTGGAGGATGCGAGAAGATcttgagtggatcccagacattgtacagttagagtttgattttgattttgattgtgCCTGTGCCCTGATATGtttccctcttgaaggaagaaagtattttagtagAGCCCCCAGtaaagagactttgaattgtaagagattagatattttaaagggatagaaattttaatatgtaagaatttgtaaagactatgggacttttaaagttatttggaTCTTggagatgaataagaaagtaagggtggAGGCTTGGTAGTGActtgtttgtgtgtcaagttgacaagatgtcaattgtactggctagttttatgtatCAATTTtacataagctggagttatcacagagaaaggagcctcccttgaggaaatgcctccatgagatccagctataaggcattttctcaattagtaaccaaaggggggagggccccttgtgggtggtgccatccctgggctggtagtcctgagttctttaagaaagcaagctgagcaagccaggggatgcaagccagtaagtaatatccctccatggcctctgcatcagctcctgcttcctgacctgcttgagttccagtcctgacttcctttggtgatgaacagtaatgttgaagtattttctgaataaaccttttcctccccaaattgcttcttggtcatgatattttgtgtaggaatagaaaccctaattaagacagttgGTGTTGACTCTGACTATGATATCTTCGCAGAATGCACCTAAGGTAATGAGCCTATCCAGTCTTATAACTAGTCATCATATTTTTAGTTGGTTAGTCAAAACAATGGATACAATATTTGTTGATTTAAGTGTATATCATGTGAAATTAAATCTGATTTCTTATTAAGGCCAAGAATTTTGGTCACAGTTattaaaaatatccaaatataGCACTCTTCCTAATTTATTTCATTGGGATTTTATAATTGTTTCTAACTAAAATTGACTTGCTTAAAACTTTCACCCCATTATAGTTATACCCTTTGTGCAATGTTTTATTCTCTCTCAGTGCACACTAAGAATGTCTCAAATAATTGACAGTAAATTCAACCTTGAATATTCTGATGTAACTTACTAATCAGTTATTTGAACAACTTTGTgcaatttcttttttgaaacatgaCCCTTGGTTTTCCAAATAACAAGAGTAGCAAAATATTTCTTGCAAGACAAAACTGTTACCTTGAAAATTATATctgtatatttacatttacagCATGTGCTACTTTCTGGGGCCTGATAGGTACATTTCAATTAAACAGAATATAAATCATTGAAAATTATTTAACGTCAGTAAAGGTAGGGAGTACACTATGCTTTTTGTCTGTGAACAGGTCCTCAGCTTCAAGACTGGCTTTGTAAAAACATTAAGGACCTGACTTATTGGTGGATACCACtctatatcttttaaaaagtgatataaagccgggcagtggtggtgcacgcctttaatcccagcacttgggaggcagaggcaggcagatttctgagttcgaggccagcctggtctgcagaagtgagttgcaggacagccaggactacacaaagaaaccctgtctcgaaaaaaaaaaaaaaaaaaaaaaaaaaaaaacaaaccaaaccaaaaaaacaatgATATAAAATTGCAGTAAAATTACTGGCTTGTCAAAAGATGTCTTTTTTCACATTCACACTACAAACTATGAAAATTATCTTTGCATCAGTTTGTTCACAGACATAAGTGTCATAAGTGTTCATTGTTGATTGCATAGTGGAGGTGGTGTTTCACAGACCTGTATCTGTCTAAAACACCCATAAACAAGCCCTCAAGCAACTGCCCTCTCACCTCTATGCTGCCTGTCCTAAGACACTAGATTTGTCACTACTTGTAAGAGTTCTCAGACACATTAACCCAAGTGAAACAAGTGTGCAAAATAAATAAGTCCCTTTAACCTCAAATGGAGATTCAGAAAAAAAGGTTGAACTTGTCATTTTTAATCGTAGCAATTTAATTTGAAAGATATATTCACCAAAATCTTGTaggtgtgtctgagtgtgtgtgatcatatgtgtgtctgagtgtgtacaATCTTATgtttatatgagtgtgtatgatcatgtgtgtctgagtgtatgattgtgtgtgtgttggcaggaATTGCAgtgatatttttatgtttgttaagCCATGCTGAATGACACTGTCAGTCTGctgctttttaatatatatatatatatatatttctcaataTATAATAAGTAAAAAATGAATCAAAGTAATATCTTCTACACAATGAAAAACGTAATAATTAGAAGACACTTTGACATGCATTTTCTTCTCCAGTCTTATCAAAAATCTTCTAAATCTTCTAAACATTAGCTTAAAATTCAGTCTTCTTGATTTTTCAAACTTAACTTTAGATTTATGGAATTAAAGGCAGGATCCAGAAGTAGAATCATGAAAGTCTGCACTCGAGATGATGATATATTTTCTTAGGATTATATAAACAAATGAAGTTCTGTGTGAATCACCACTTCAGTTTTTACTCAGGTTGTCTGAGGGAATATATTTGAAGTCAGCTTCCAGACTCGTGTGCATAACACCTAAAAGCACAATTCTGCAGTGAACACAATGACATTTGGTCGATGAATGAGAATTTGATATGCCatttcttccctttaaaaaattttaaaataataaattggcAAGTTTTTCTGCAGTCCAGTTTTTCAGAAATGAATATGTAAGTAAAATTAAAGTGCcaaaccagatgtggtggctcacacatgtaatctcagtgctcagaaTACTGAGCCAAGGAGAATTACTGTGACTTAGAGGCTGGGCTGACCTACATGCACCTCCCGAGTGGTGAAATCACAGGCTTGCAACGCCACACTCAATTCGTGTGCTGCTGGGGATACAACCTAGGATTTTGTACGTGATAGGCAAGCACCCTGCAAACCTAGCTACATCCTCCCCCAAGATGACTTTTacaattatttcttttacttttagggattataatataattatatcattttactCATCCCTTTTCTGCCTTTCAATCAATTCCCCTATATACTAccacttgctctctttcaaatttgtaGCCTCACTTTTTAGTAATTGTtgttacattaatatatatatagatgtgtgtatgtgttacacACATATATCTCTAAATATAGTTTATACAAAATGTATGCATAGTATAAATggtatgatatataatatatacaaaaaagcCTAGATCAAACACCAAAACTAACAATAAAAGtgtaaatcttaaataaaagTATCAAAGAATGCAATAACATTCCATGATGTaagataaacaaaaacataatattgttcacaaatatatgaaaatatatctttccattaaaaattaaaatgacccaAAATGGGACATATATGGCATGATTTCCAAGACAGAGGGGACATTATAGAAGAGAGAGCGTGGAAAGATTTGAAGAAACTGGAAAATGGGAAGAAGATAGTGAGTGTGTCTTCCCAATACAATATGGACATAGATGTTACCATTGTGACATGTATTCTTCTTGACCTTTGAATTTCTTCTTAATTAAACCTGAGACTTTCTTCCATCCCGTATTTTTATTTACTAGTTTAAAAggttaaaaccatccaggattCTGTTATCTGATGATAATTGACATTGTCCTCAAATTGAAGGCTTAGCTCGTCCTTAGTGGTTTCTCACACCTAAACAGATAAGGAAATGCCCTTAGGAATGTTTCTGGGATCTCCTCCAGTCCTTTCGGAGCATCTTCCACAGCACTGAGCATTGTTTCTGTACTATTTTTGGCACacaagtcttttctgagattgagtattaccaaagaAAGTCTACTCTTTAtgcattttctgttctgtttgttcaCTTGTTCCTTTTCAGTGCTAAAGgattataattttacttttaataatgcgtaattttaataaatgaaatatcaaagCTATAAAAGTGAACACACAGTAGGTGTGGCTCTCAACTGTTGTGTGTATAGAAATGCAGGATGGGAGGGATCAGGGTGAAGGTAAGGCGTGAGAAGAGGAAGATGGTAATTCAGAAGAGCAACGGGACTGACGGAAGTTGGGAGGAAATGGGAGGGtacttgtgtttgtatgtaaCCCCAGCACATTGTATAAAAGTATGATATCATTGAGAGTTAAaagtaaatagatagatataaaaatatattgggCAGATATTTCCAGAAATTAGCAAATATTTATGAGCATATTCAAAAAAGAACCTAAACAATGAACAAACCATTACAGCTTATAACAATGGGAGGGAAATTTACTTGATATTATTAAGTAAATATCATCTGAACATTCCAAGAGAAAATTGCTGTCTTGGTccattgttttgttatttgatatGATCATTGTGCAAACCTTTTAGGTCTATAAAGTCTTTATTCTTTTCCAGACAGCATTCTGTGGACACTGGAAATTACCTaagagctggagttgtaggcacCAGAAGTTACCTGAGAGCTAGAGTTGCCCCCTAAGCAGAGAACAACAGAAAAAAGGATATTAACAATGTTTATAATCCAGGCAGGAGTGTGGTTCAATGGGTAGATGCCTTGCCTaacatgaagctctgggtttgttCTCCAGCACTGCATGTACCTGGTAGGGTCAGGGTTTCCCATATCCCTGCACTCTGGACATGGTGGCAAATAATcgaaatatatcatatattctgGGAACCATAATCAGAGAGAGCATAGTGTATAAAAAacccattttcattaaaaataaaagaaaacaactactgagaacagaaggaaagagacatGAAAATAGCTATGTCTTAACTCATTTTATGTCTTTCTATCCTCACTGTTTAATATGGTTCCCAACATAGTCATACAGTAGTTATAAAttgaattaaatttatttttaaataaaatattgttgaaTCAAAAAATTGCCTCTGACATATAAGAATGACATTCTGACTGTAAACTCATAGTCCAGTGTATAATGTACttatataaaatgattaattaacaTTCGTTTGATCAGTTAAACATGTTTATTAATGATGACTTTAAAATTAGATCATCCACAACATTATTGACTGAATATAATAGATGAAGCCATAAATTCAATGGGGAGATTATAGATTCTTCCAGAGTAAGTGAAGGCCAGTTTCTTCCagagcaagaagaaaataaaccacaGATATCATCTCTATAACAATGAGAGCGTTTTCCTCTCTAAAGAAGGACAAAATAATGATAGTCTTAAGATCAGCAATTCACTCAGTAGAAGCTGGAGAACCCATATCCTCCATAGCAGGAAGGGCGGCGGTGGCCATATCCGTAGCCTCCAAAGCCAGAGCCATAGCCAGAGCCATATCCGAAGCCTCCGAAGCCTCCGAAGCCTCTGAAGCCTCCATAGCCAGAGCCATATCCAAAGCCTCTGAAGCCAGAGCCGTAGCCCAGTCTGCGGATGCTGTTAAATCCGCAGCCCAGGCCTCCAAAGCCGCCATAGCCATAGCCCAGGCCTCCGTAGTAGCCGCTGTAGTAGCTCATGGTGTCAGGAGAGGAGAACTGTTTTGCACTGAAGACAaatttgagtgtgtgtgcctaGCTATCCAGAATGCTTTTATACCCTGTGTTGAGTGCACTAAAAAGAGACAGGTTATCTCATCTCCACGCAACAGAATAACTTCAAGTCTATAAATTCATTTAAATAGTTTCTTTGTTACTTAACAAAAGGTCCAAACTTGTATTAAGGAATTGTTAGTAATCGTTATTTTTTAATGAGTGTACATTCCAgtaaagaaaatgcttccaaGATGAAAAATGATTTCAACCTCTTCAAAGGCCACGCTAGTGTTCTAATTAAAATCTTCTAATCTGGTTGATAGCTTCCAGTAACCTTGTAATTATGTAACCTCAgagtgcttttctttt from the Arvicanthis niloticus isolate mArvNil1 chromosome 12, mArvNil1.pat.X, whole genome shotgun sequence genome contains:
- the LOC117718221 gene encoding keratin-associated protein 19-2-like isoform X1, giving the protein MSYYSGYYGGLGYGYGGFGGLGCGFNSIRRLGYGSGFRGFGYGSGYGGFRGFGGFGGFGYGSGYGSGFGGYGYGHRRPSCYGGYGFSSFY
- the LOC117718221 gene encoding uncharacterized protein LOC117718221 isoform X3, coding for MSYYSGYYGGLGYGYGGFGGFGYGSGYGGFRGFGGFGGFGYGSGYGSGFGGYGYGHRRPSCYGGYGFSSFY
- the LOC117718221 gene encoding uncharacterized protein LOC117718221 isoform X2 → MSYYSGYYGGLGYGYGGFGGLGFGYGSGYGGFRGFGGFGGFGYGSGYGSGFGGYGYGHRRPSCYGGYGFSSFY